One part of the Lotus japonicus ecotype B-129 chromosome 2, LjGifu_v1.2 genome encodes these proteins:
- the LOC130735213 gene encoding alkane hydroxylase MAH1-like, producing MIILECIAIFAAILFFIFINNWRFNRHVIIPNWPITGMLPAILNNLRDIHEFVTLVLKHHGGTLRFEGPWLTNTNFIITSDPMNVHYITSKNFRNYGKGSDFIDIFEIFGGGIFNTDSHEWKKQRSVLHAFFKNRSFENFLQQFIVKKVESSLLPFLDHASKVESQVELQDIFGRFAFDTTCTILFGSDPHCLPNKFTHYQLSDLDYLKAIHIIEDVQFYRHITPACVWKLQKWLQIGPEKMYKVAQKNIYQFLHECIAHSKIEKSGKNLLEELIKEEDGIGESMDEKYLRDIAMNLLIAGNSTISAGLSWFFWLVSTHPNVEAKILQEIKDNFSIKQENWIPSSVEDLGKLVYLHGAICEALRLFPPVQFEHKCAIESDILPSGDRVDANMKVIYSLYSMGRMEHIWGEDCLDFKPERWISERGHIVHMPSYKFITFNAGPRSCLGKDIALIEMKMVAAAILLKFRIQVVDGHPVTPRISVNLRMKYGLKVKVTKRCI from the coding sequence ATGATAATCCTTGAATGTATTGCAATATTTGCAGCCATTCTCTTCTTTATATTCATCAACAATTGGAGGTTCAACAGACATGTAATCATCCCAAATTGGCCAATCACTGGCATGCTGCCAGCGATTTTGAATAATCTACGAGATATCCATGAATTTGTAACTTTGGTTTTGAAACACCATGGAGGCACTCTACGATTTGAAGGACCTTGGCTCACAAACACCAATTTCATCATTACCAGCGATCCCATGAACGTGCACTACATCACAAGCAAGAACTTCCGCAACTACGGGAAAGGCTCCGATTTCATTGACATTTTCGAAATTTTCGGAGGTGGTATTTTCAATACTGATTCTCATGAATGGAAAAAACAGAGGTCAGTGCTCCATGCATTTTTCAAAAACAGAAGCTTTGAGAACTTCCTTCAACAATTCATTGTGAAGAAGGTTGAGAGTTCCCTACTCCCATTTCTTGATCATGCATCCAAAGTAGAATCACAGGTGGAGTTACAAGATATCTTTGGGAGGTTTGCTTTTGATACAACTTGCACCATTCTATTTGGAAGTGATCCTCATTGCCTCCCTAACAAGTTCACTCATTATCAGCTATCAGATCTTGATTATCTTAAGGCTATACATATTATTGAGGATGTACAATTCTACAGGCACATCACTCCAGCATGTGTATGGAAGCTGCAAAAGTGGCTACAAATCGGTCCAGAGAAAATGTACAAGGTagcccaaaaaaatatttaccaaTTCTTGCATGAGTGTATCGCACATtccaaaattgaaaaaagtgGAAAAAACTTGCTAGAAGAGTTAATAAAGGAAGAAGATGGAATAGGGGAATCAATGGATGAGAAATATCTTAGAGACATTGCAATGAACCTCTTGATAGCTGGAAATTCTACAATCAGTGCAGGTCTAAGTTGGTTCTTTTGGCTTGTCTCAACTCATCCAAATGTGGAAGCTAAAATTCTTCAAGAGATCAAAGACAATTTTTCAATCAAACAAGAAAATTGGATTCCTTCAAGTGTGGAGGATCTTGGTAAGCTGGTTTACCTCCATGGAGCTATATGTGAAGCCTTGAGGCTTTTTCCTCCCGTACAATTTGAACACAAGTGTGCCATCGAATCGGATATACTTCCTAGTGGAGACCGTGTCGATGCGAATATGAAAGTTATATACTCTTTGTATTCGATGGGAAGGATGGAACACATTTGGGGAGAAGATTGCTTGGATTTTAAGCCTGAGAGATGGATATCTGAGAGAGGACACATTGTCCACATGCCATCTTACAAGTTCATAACGTTTAATGCAGGGCCTAGAAGTTGTTTGGGTAAAGACATCGCCCTCATTGAAATGAAGATGGTTGCAGCTGCTATACTCCTCAAGTTTCGCATACAGGTGGTGGATGGTCATCCTGTAACACCAAGGATTTCTGTTAATCTTCGCATGAAATATGGCTTGAAGGTCAAAGTTACTAAAAGATGCATCTAA